In the Microcoleus sp. FACHB-672 genome, one interval contains:
- a CDS encoding DUF2993 domain-containing protein, with amino-acid sequence MHNQDPNPQALTQKQSRLIGKVLSPAVGLWLRSQVEQVQHLQVKIEGGDRQILSGCIPGVSITAKGAVYQGLHLGEIQLTGTGIRINIGQVIKGKPLRLLEPIPVAGELKLPEADLNASLQAPLLANALIEFLLPLLQTNDLAPQPARYRLQNSQMTLDNGQLTLRAQLVSPAGNPTPFVLRSGLQLASSHELQFVRTHLQTSQALPTANLDGFIIDLGPEVDIQELTLSPGLLTCRGRLMVIPLEEG; translated from the coding sequence ATGCATAATCAAGATCCCAATCCACAAGCCTTGACGCAAAAACAGAGCCGGCTGATTGGTAAAGTCCTATCTCCCGCAGTTGGGTTATGGTTGCGCTCACAAGTCGAGCAAGTCCAACATCTGCAAGTAAAAATTGAGGGAGGCGACCGGCAAATCCTCTCAGGCTGTATTCCTGGCGTATCCATCACCGCTAAAGGTGCAGTCTATCAAGGATTGCATCTCGGGGAAATTCAGCTCACCGGCACCGGCATTCGCATCAACATCGGCCAAGTCATCAAAGGCAAACCCCTGCGCCTTTTAGAACCGATCCCCGTTGCCGGTGAGCTGAAACTGCCTGAAGCCGATCTCAATGCCTCCCTGCAAGCTCCCTTGCTGGCTAACGCTTTAATCGAGTTTCTACTTCCCTTACTACAAACAAACGATCTTGCGCCTCAACCGGCACGCTATCGCTTGCAAAATTCTCAAATGACCCTCGATAACGGACAACTGACCCTCCGCGCCCAGTTAGTGTCTCCTGCCGGCAACCCAACGCCCTTTGTCCTGCGTAGCGGCTTGCAGCTAGCCAGCAGTCATGAATTGCAGTTTGTCCGCACCCATCTACAGACTTCACAGGCATTGCCGACGGCCAATTTGGATGGCTTCATCATCGATTTAGGCCCAGAAGTTGATATTCAGGAACTCACCCTCAGTCCCGGACTCCTCACTTGTCGAGGCCGGCTCATGGTGATCC